In a genomic window of Vigna angularis cultivar LongXiaoDou No.4 chromosome 6, ASM1680809v1, whole genome shotgun sequence:
- the LOC128197368 gene encoding ribonuclease 3-like protein 2 — MGKLLNIKSVRKETDSIAYVFVDGKFIASASAAKKDLAKLEAAKIALDTLAPLLPPTSMRPSITDMQLRAKQKLNELCQNKKWPKPEYSIAEESGPAHGKRFVCSVKITIEEEEGGFLLRNGCEKSKLKDAENSAASMMLRTLLLP, encoded by the exons ATGGGGAAGCTCCTTAATATTAAATCTGTGCGGAAGGAAACAGATAGTATAGCTTATGTCTTTGTTGATGGAAAGTTTATAGCCTCTGCTTCCGCTGCCAAAAAGGATCTGGCTAAACTTGAAGCTGCCAAGATTGCGTTGGATACACTTGCACCTCTGCTTCCTCCCACCAGTATGAGGCCTTCCATTACTGACATGCAGCTAAGAGCTAAACAAAAACTAAACGAACTCTGTCAGAATAAGAAATGGCCTAAGCCAGAATACAG TATTGCAGAGGAGTCCGGTCCCGCTCATGGGAAGAGATTCGTTTGTTCTGTTAAGATAACTATTGAAGAAGAGGAGGGGGGTTTTCTGCTAAGGAATGGCTGCGAAAAATCTAAGTTAAAGGATGCTGAGAACTCTGCTGCTTCCATGATGTTGAGAACTCTGCTGCTTCCATGA
- the LOC128197367 gene encoding pentatricopeptide repeat-containing protein At3g62890-like isoform X1: MKVWTLDAALQRCQWPRHFREILSQTILTGLISDPYAASRLINFSTRSALVPFDYSLRIFNHLHNPNPFTWNTIMRAHFELQNNPHQAITLYKLFLAKHAKPDNYTYPIPLQCCAARVSDFEGRELHAHVLRFGFRQDVYVRNTLINLYAICGRMSSARQVFEESPVWDLVSWNTVLAGYVQAGNVKEAERVYRGMPERNTIASNSMIVLFGRKGCVEKARRIFDEVRWRDMDMVSWSAMVSCYEQNEMCEEALVLFVEMKASGVTVDEIVVVSVVSACSRILNAEMGRLVHGLAAKVGVEDYVSLKNALIHLYSSCGEIVDAQRIFDDGGVLLDQISLNSMISGYLRCGSIEDAEKLFYSMPEKDVVSWSAMIFGYAQHECFSEALELFQEMQLHGVKPDETALVSAISACTHLAALDIGKWIHAYININKLQVNTILSTTLIDMYVKCGCVENALEVFYAMEEKGVSTWNAIILGLAMNGLVEQSLRMFADMKKTKTLPNEITFMGVLGACRHMGLVNEGRHYFSSMIHEHKIEPNIKHYGCMVDLFGRAGLLKEAAELIESMPMAPDVATWGALLGACRKHHDNEMGERVGRKLIQLQPNHDGFHVLLSNIYALKGNWSNVLEIRGIMAQHGVVKTPGCSMIEANGIVHEFLAGDKTHPQISDIEHMLDEVSAKLKIEGYVPTTSEISLDIDDEEKETALFRHSEKLAVAFGLITIAPPTPIRVMKNLRICNDCHAVVKLISKAFDREIVVLIIEGAVHLRRYVQLVVLIL, from the exons ATGAAGGTGTGGACGTTAGACGCAGCATTGCAGCGGTGCCAATGGCCGAGGCACTTCAGAGAGATTCTCTCACAAACGATCCTCACCGGCCTCATCTCAGACCCCTACGCCGCAAGCAGACTCATAAACTTCTCTACTCGCTCTGCTCTCGTTCCCTTCGACTATTCCCTCCGAATCTTCAACCATCTTCACAACCCCAACCCCTTCACATGGAACACCATCATGCGCGCCCACTTCGAACTCCAAAACAACCCTCACCAAGCCATCACACTCTACAAGCTCTTCCTTGCGAAACACGCAAAACCCGATAACTATACCTACCCAATTCCTCTTCAATGTTGCGCTGCCCGGGTGTCCGACTTCGAGGGAAGGGAGCTGCACGCACATGTCCTGAGGTTTGGTTTTCGTCAAGATGTGTACGTCCGGAACACGCTGATCAACTTGTATGCTATATGTGGGAGGATGTCCAGTGCGCGCCAGGTGTTTGAGGAAAGTCCTGTCTGGGATTTGGTATCTTGGAATACTGTTTTGGCGGGGTATGTTCAGGCGGGAAATGTGAAAGAGGCGGAACGTGTGTATAGGGGAATGCCGGAGAGGAACACCATTGCTTCGAATTCCATGATTGTGCTCTTTGGAAGGAAGGGGTGTGTGGAGAAGGCGCGGCGGATTTTTGATGAGGTTCGATGGAGGGATATGGACATGGTGTCGTGGAGTGCGATGGTTTCTTGTTATGAGCAGAATGAGATGTGTGAGGAGGCGTTGGTTTTGTTTGTGGAGATGAAGGCCAGTGGGGTGACAGTGGATGAGATCGTTGTGGTTAGTGTTGTATCCGCGTGTTCGCGAATTTTGAATGCTGAGATGGGGAGGTTGGTGCATGGTTTGGCGGCGAAAGTTGGGGTTGAGGATTATGTTAGTCTTAAGAATGCTTTGATTCATTTGTACTCTAGTTGTGGGGAGATAGTGGATGCGCAAAGAATTTTTGATGATGGTGGTGTTCTCTTGGATCAAATATCTTTGAACTCGATGATTTCTGGGTACTTGAGGTGTGGTTCGATTGAAGATGCTGAGAAGTTGTTTTATTCCATGCCGGAGAAGGACGTTGTGTCTTGGAGTGCCATGATATTTGGTTATGCTCAACATGAATGTTTTTCAGAGGCTTTGGAATTGTTCCAAGAAATGCAACTTCATGGAGTCAAGCCCGACGAAACTGCTTTAGTTAGTGCCATCTCGGCTTGCACCCATCTGGCTGCTTTGGACATAGGGAAATGGATTCAtgcttatataaatataaataaattacaggTTAATACTATTCTGAGCACGACTCTTATAGACATGTATGTGAAATGCGGGTGTGTGGAAAATGCATTGGAGGTTTTCTACGCGATGGAGGAAAAGGGGGTTTCTACCTGGAATGCAATCATTCTTGGGTTGGCAATGAATGGTTTGGTAGAACAGTCACTCCGCATGTTTGCAGATATGAAAAAAACGAAGACACTTCCTAATGAGATAACCTTTATGGGAGTTCTTGGGGCCTGTCGGCACATGGGCCTAGTCAATGAGGGGCGTCACTACTTTAGTTCCATGATCCACGAACACAAAATAGAGCCTAATATTAAGCACTATGGATGCATGGTTGATCTTTTTGGACGGGCAGGTTTGCTTAAAGAAGCGGCGGAGCTGATTGAGAGTATGCCAATGGCACCTGATGTTGCCACTTGGGGTGCCTTGCTCGGGGCTTGTAGAAAACACCATGACAATGAAATGGGAGAGAGGGTGGGAAGAAAACTTATTCAGCTTCAGCCTAACCATGATGGTTTCCATGTATTATTGTCAAATATATATGCTTTAAAAGGAAACTGGAGCAATGTTCTTGAAATTCGGGGAATTATGGCACAACATGGGGTGGTAAAGACACCTGGTTGTAGCATGATTGAAGCAAATGGGATAGTTCATGAATTTTTGGCTGGAGATAAGACCCACCCACAAATAAGTGATATTGAGCACATGTTAGATGAAGTGTCAGCAAAGTTAAAGATTGAGGGTTATGTACCAACCACAAGTGAGATTTCACTAGACATAGACGATGAAGAGAAGGAAACTGCACTTTTCAGGCACAGTGAGAAACTTGCAGTCGCCTTTGGACTTATCACGATTGCTCCACCAACTCCAATTAGAGTTATGAAGAACTTGCGAATTTGTAATGATTGCCACGCTGTTGTAAAGTTAATCTCCAAAGCATTTGATCGCGAAATTGTG GTGCTGATAATTGAAGGTGCAGTACATTTGAGACGATATGTCCAGCTGGTGGTTTTGATTCTGTGA
- the LOC128197367 gene encoding pentatricopeptide repeat-containing protein At3g62890-like isoform X2: MKVWTLDAALQRCQWPRHFREILSQTILTGLISDPYAASRLINFSTRSALVPFDYSLRIFNHLHNPNPFTWNTIMRAHFELQNNPHQAITLYKLFLAKHAKPDNYTYPIPLQCCAARVSDFEGRELHAHVLRFGFRQDVYVRNTLINLYAICGRMSSARQVFEESPVWDLVSWNTVLAGYVQAGNVKEAERVYRGMPERNTIASNSMIVLFGRKGCVEKARRIFDEVRWRDMDMVSWSAMVSCYEQNEMCEEALVLFVEMKASGVTVDEIVVVSVVSACSRILNAEMGRLVHGLAAKVGVEDYVSLKNALIHLYSSCGEIVDAQRIFDDGGVLLDQISLNSMISGYLRCGSIEDAEKLFYSMPEKDVVSWSAMIFGYAQHECFSEALELFQEMQLHGVKPDETALVSAISACTHLAALDIGKWIHAYININKLQVNTILSTTLIDMYVKCGCVENALEVFYAMEEKGVSTWNAIILGLAMNGLVEQSLRMFADMKKTKTLPNEITFMGVLGACRHMGLVNEGRHYFSSMIHEHKIEPNIKHYGCMVDLFGRAGLLKEAAELIESMPMAPDVATWGALLGACRKHHDNEMGERVGRKLIQLQPNHDGFHVLLSNIYALKGNWSNVLEIRGIMAQHGVVKTPGCSMIEANGIVHEFLAGDKTHPQISDIEHMLDEVSAKLKIEGYVPTTSEISLDIDDEEKETALFRHSEKLAVAFGLITIAPPTPIRVMKNLRICNDCHAVVKLISKAFDREIVVQYI; the protein is encoded by the exons ATGAAGGTGTGGACGTTAGACGCAGCATTGCAGCGGTGCCAATGGCCGAGGCACTTCAGAGAGATTCTCTCACAAACGATCCTCACCGGCCTCATCTCAGACCCCTACGCCGCAAGCAGACTCATAAACTTCTCTACTCGCTCTGCTCTCGTTCCCTTCGACTATTCCCTCCGAATCTTCAACCATCTTCACAACCCCAACCCCTTCACATGGAACACCATCATGCGCGCCCACTTCGAACTCCAAAACAACCCTCACCAAGCCATCACACTCTACAAGCTCTTCCTTGCGAAACACGCAAAACCCGATAACTATACCTACCCAATTCCTCTTCAATGTTGCGCTGCCCGGGTGTCCGACTTCGAGGGAAGGGAGCTGCACGCACATGTCCTGAGGTTTGGTTTTCGTCAAGATGTGTACGTCCGGAACACGCTGATCAACTTGTATGCTATATGTGGGAGGATGTCCAGTGCGCGCCAGGTGTTTGAGGAAAGTCCTGTCTGGGATTTGGTATCTTGGAATACTGTTTTGGCGGGGTATGTTCAGGCGGGAAATGTGAAAGAGGCGGAACGTGTGTATAGGGGAATGCCGGAGAGGAACACCATTGCTTCGAATTCCATGATTGTGCTCTTTGGAAGGAAGGGGTGTGTGGAGAAGGCGCGGCGGATTTTTGATGAGGTTCGATGGAGGGATATGGACATGGTGTCGTGGAGTGCGATGGTTTCTTGTTATGAGCAGAATGAGATGTGTGAGGAGGCGTTGGTTTTGTTTGTGGAGATGAAGGCCAGTGGGGTGACAGTGGATGAGATCGTTGTGGTTAGTGTTGTATCCGCGTGTTCGCGAATTTTGAATGCTGAGATGGGGAGGTTGGTGCATGGTTTGGCGGCGAAAGTTGGGGTTGAGGATTATGTTAGTCTTAAGAATGCTTTGATTCATTTGTACTCTAGTTGTGGGGAGATAGTGGATGCGCAAAGAATTTTTGATGATGGTGGTGTTCTCTTGGATCAAATATCTTTGAACTCGATGATTTCTGGGTACTTGAGGTGTGGTTCGATTGAAGATGCTGAGAAGTTGTTTTATTCCATGCCGGAGAAGGACGTTGTGTCTTGGAGTGCCATGATATTTGGTTATGCTCAACATGAATGTTTTTCAGAGGCTTTGGAATTGTTCCAAGAAATGCAACTTCATGGAGTCAAGCCCGACGAAACTGCTTTAGTTAGTGCCATCTCGGCTTGCACCCATCTGGCTGCTTTGGACATAGGGAAATGGATTCAtgcttatataaatataaataaattacaggTTAATACTATTCTGAGCACGACTCTTATAGACATGTATGTGAAATGCGGGTGTGTGGAAAATGCATTGGAGGTTTTCTACGCGATGGAGGAAAAGGGGGTTTCTACCTGGAATGCAATCATTCTTGGGTTGGCAATGAATGGTTTGGTAGAACAGTCACTCCGCATGTTTGCAGATATGAAAAAAACGAAGACACTTCCTAATGAGATAACCTTTATGGGAGTTCTTGGGGCCTGTCGGCACATGGGCCTAGTCAATGAGGGGCGTCACTACTTTAGTTCCATGATCCACGAACACAAAATAGAGCCTAATATTAAGCACTATGGATGCATGGTTGATCTTTTTGGACGGGCAGGTTTGCTTAAAGAAGCGGCGGAGCTGATTGAGAGTATGCCAATGGCACCTGATGTTGCCACTTGGGGTGCCTTGCTCGGGGCTTGTAGAAAACACCATGACAATGAAATGGGAGAGAGGGTGGGAAGAAAACTTATTCAGCTTCAGCCTAACCATGATGGTTTCCATGTATTATTGTCAAATATATATGCTTTAAAAGGAAACTGGAGCAATGTTCTTGAAATTCGGGGAATTATGGCACAACATGGGGTGGTAAAGACACCTGGTTGTAGCATGATTGAAGCAAATGGGATAGTTCATGAATTTTTGGCTGGAGATAAGACCCACCCACAAATAAGTGATATTGAGCACATGTTAGATGAAGTGTCAGCAAAGTTAAAGATTGAGGGTTATGTACCAACCACAAGTGAGATTTCACTAGACATAGACGATGAAGAGAAGGAAACTGCACTTTTCAGGCACAGTGAGAAACTTGCAGTCGCCTTTGGACTTATCACGATTGCTCCACCAACTCCAATTAGAGTTATGAAGAACTTGCGAATTTGTAATGATTGCCACGCTGTTGTAAAGTTAATCTCCAAAGCATTTGATCGCGAAATTGTG GTGCAGTACATTTGA
- the LOC128197367 gene encoding pentatricopeptide repeat-containing protein At3g62890-like isoform X3 translates to MKVWTLDAALQRCQWPRHFREILSQTILTGLISDPYAASRLINFSTRSALVPFDYSLRIFNHLHNPNPFTWNTIMRAHFELQNNPHQAITLYKLFLAKHAKPDNYTYPIPLQCCAARVSDFEGRELHAHVLRFGFRQDVYVRNTLINLYAICGRMSSARQVFEESPVWDLVSWNTVLAGYVQAGNVKEAERVYRGMPERNTIASNSMIVLFGRKGCVEKARRIFDEVRWRDMDMVSWSAMVSCYEQNEMCEEALVLFVEMKASGVTVDEIVVVSVVSACSRILNAEMGRLVHGLAAKVGVEDYVSLKNALIHLYSSCGEIVDAQRIFDDGGVLLDQISLNSMISGYLRCGSIEDAEKLFYSMPEKDVVSWSAMIFGYAQHECFSEALELFQEMQLHGVKPDETALVSAISACTHLAALDIGKWIHAYININKLQVNTILSTTLIDMYVKCGCVENALEVFYAMEEKGVSTWNAIILGLAMNGLVEQSLRMFADMKKTKTLPNEITFMGVLGACRHMGLVNEGRHYFSSMIHEHKIEPNIKHYGCMVDLFGRAGLLKEAAELIESMPMAPDVATWGALLGACRKHHDNEMGERVGRKLIQLQPNHDGFHVLLSNIYALKGNWSNVLEIRGIMAQHGVVKTPGCSMIEANGIVHEFLAGDKTHPQISDIEHMLDEVSAKLKIEGYVPTTSEISLDIDDEEKETALFRHSEKLAVAFGLITIAPPTPIRVMKNLRICNDCHAVVKLISKAFDREIV, encoded by the exons ATGAAGGTGTGGACGTTAGACGCAGCATTGCAGCGGTGCCAATGGCCGAGGCACTTCAGAGAGATTCTCTCACAAACGATCCTCACCGGCCTCATCTCAGACCCCTACGCCGCAAGCAGACTCATAAACTTCTCTACTCGCTCTGCTCTCGTTCCCTTCGACTATTCCCTCCGAATCTTCAACCATCTTCACAACCCCAACCCCTTCACATGGAACACCATCATGCGCGCCCACTTCGAACTCCAAAACAACCCTCACCAAGCCATCACACTCTACAAGCTCTTCCTTGCGAAACACGCAAAACCCGATAACTATACCTACCCAATTCCTCTTCAATGTTGCGCTGCCCGGGTGTCCGACTTCGAGGGAAGGGAGCTGCACGCACATGTCCTGAGGTTTGGTTTTCGTCAAGATGTGTACGTCCGGAACACGCTGATCAACTTGTATGCTATATGTGGGAGGATGTCCAGTGCGCGCCAGGTGTTTGAGGAAAGTCCTGTCTGGGATTTGGTATCTTGGAATACTGTTTTGGCGGGGTATGTTCAGGCGGGAAATGTGAAAGAGGCGGAACGTGTGTATAGGGGAATGCCGGAGAGGAACACCATTGCTTCGAATTCCATGATTGTGCTCTTTGGAAGGAAGGGGTGTGTGGAGAAGGCGCGGCGGATTTTTGATGAGGTTCGATGGAGGGATATGGACATGGTGTCGTGGAGTGCGATGGTTTCTTGTTATGAGCAGAATGAGATGTGTGAGGAGGCGTTGGTTTTGTTTGTGGAGATGAAGGCCAGTGGGGTGACAGTGGATGAGATCGTTGTGGTTAGTGTTGTATCCGCGTGTTCGCGAATTTTGAATGCTGAGATGGGGAGGTTGGTGCATGGTTTGGCGGCGAAAGTTGGGGTTGAGGATTATGTTAGTCTTAAGAATGCTTTGATTCATTTGTACTCTAGTTGTGGGGAGATAGTGGATGCGCAAAGAATTTTTGATGATGGTGGTGTTCTCTTGGATCAAATATCTTTGAACTCGATGATTTCTGGGTACTTGAGGTGTGGTTCGATTGAAGATGCTGAGAAGTTGTTTTATTCCATGCCGGAGAAGGACGTTGTGTCTTGGAGTGCCATGATATTTGGTTATGCTCAACATGAATGTTTTTCAGAGGCTTTGGAATTGTTCCAAGAAATGCAACTTCATGGAGTCAAGCCCGACGAAACTGCTTTAGTTAGTGCCATCTCGGCTTGCACCCATCTGGCTGCTTTGGACATAGGGAAATGGATTCAtgcttatataaatataaataaattacaggTTAATACTATTCTGAGCACGACTCTTATAGACATGTATGTGAAATGCGGGTGTGTGGAAAATGCATTGGAGGTTTTCTACGCGATGGAGGAAAAGGGGGTTTCTACCTGGAATGCAATCATTCTTGGGTTGGCAATGAATGGTTTGGTAGAACAGTCACTCCGCATGTTTGCAGATATGAAAAAAACGAAGACACTTCCTAATGAGATAACCTTTATGGGAGTTCTTGGGGCCTGTCGGCACATGGGCCTAGTCAATGAGGGGCGTCACTACTTTAGTTCCATGATCCACGAACACAAAATAGAGCCTAATATTAAGCACTATGGATGCATGGTTGATCTTTTTGGACGGGCAGGTTTGCTTAAAGAAGCGGCGGAGCTGATTGAGAGTATGCCAATGGCACCTGATGTTGCCACTTGGGGTGCCTTGCTCGGGGCTTGTAGAAAACACCATGACAATGAAATGGGAGAGAGGGTGGGAAGAAAACTTATTCAGCTTCAGCCTAACCATGATGGTTTCCATGTATTATTGTCAAATATATATGCTTTAAAAGGAAACTGGAGCAATGTTCTTGAAATTCGGGGAATTATGGCACAACATGGGGTGGTAAAGACACCTGGTTGTAGCATGATTGAAGCAAATGGGATAGTTCATGAATTTTTGGCTGGAGATAAGACCCACCCACAAATAAGTGATATTGAGCACATGTTAGATGAAGTGTCAGCAAAGTTAAAGATTGAGGGTTATGTACCAACCACAAGTGAGATTTCACTAGACATAGACGATGAAGAGAAGGAAACTGCACTTTTCAGGCACAGTGAGAAACTTGCAGTCGCCTTTGGACTTATCACGATTGCTCCACCAACTCCAATTAGAGTTATGAAGAACTTGCGAATTTGTAATGATTGCCACGCTGTTGTAAAGTTAATCTCCAAAGCATTTGATCGCGAAATTGTG TGA